One part of the Rutidosis leptorrhynchoides isolate AG116_Rl617_1_P2 chromosome 1, CSIRO_AGI_Rlap_v1, whole genome shotgun sequence genome encodes these proteins:
- the LOC139885822 gene encoding protein EXORDIUM-like 2, whose translation MSRNYNIAPIVIFLVTISYFEKSFSALVTQTPLVLTYHKGELLKGPLTVNLVWYGKFTPIQRSIIVDFLQSLNTIKSTTKIATPLPSVSSWWKTTEKYHNGSSALVVGKQILDENYSLGKNLKNYHLRYLATKVAQPNSINLVLTAKEVGVEGFCMSRCGTHGSTKLISNGNRMVAYGWVGNSETQCPGQCAWPFHQPIYGPQSPPLVSPNGDVGVDGMVINLATVLAGAVTNPFNKGYYQGPATAPLEAVSACTGMFGSGAYPGYAGQVLVDKTTGASYNAHGLNGREYLVPAMWDPKTSACFTLV comes from the exons ATGTCTCGTAATTACAATATTGCCCCTATTGTTATCTTTCTGGTGACAATTTCTTATTTTGAGAAATCATTCTCTGCACTCGTGACACAAACTCCACTCGTGCTTACGTACCACAAGGGTGAACTCCTAAAGGGTCCCTTGACCGTTAATCTAGTCTGGTACGGTAAGTTCACACCAATCCAACGGTCCATAATCGTTGATTTCTTACAGTCGTTAAATACCATAAAATCGACTACAAAAATAGCTACACCGCTACCATCGGTATCATCATGGTGGAAAACAACCGAGAAATATCACAACGGGTCGTCCGCTTTAGTTGTTGGAAAACAAATACTTGATGAAAATTATTCGCTAGGGAAAAATCTAAAAAACTACCATCTTCGATATTTAGCAACAAAAGTTGCACAACCAAATTCGATTAATTTGGTCTTGACCGCCAAAGAAGTTGGCGTCGAAGGGTTTTGCATGAGCCGGTGTGGTACTCATGGCTCTACCAAACTAATTAG CAATGGAAATCGTATGGTGGCGTACGGATGGGTAGGAAATTCGGAAACACAGTGTCCGGGTCAATGTGCGTGGCCATTTCACCAACCGATTTACGGACCACAATCACCACCGTTAGTTTCTCCTAACGGCGACGTTGGTGTAGACGGAATGGTAATCAATTTAGCAACGGTGTTAGCTGGTGCCGTTACTAACCCGTTTAACAAAGGGTATTATCAAGGTCCAGCAACGGCGCCGTTAGAGGCAGTGTCAGCCTGTACTGGAATGTTCGGGTCGGGTGCCTACCCCGGTTACGCGGGTCAAGTTTTAGTAGATAAGACTACTGGTGCCAGCTATAATGCGCACGGGTTAAATGGGAGAGAGTACTTAGTACCAGCTATGTGGGACCCAAAGACCTCTGCTTGTTTTACGTTAGTGTGA